In a genomic window of Cerasicoccus sp. TK19100:
- a CDS encoding glucokinase — protein MRTTWHSTETSFNRYLLAGDIGGTNSNLAVVGETDGDFTLLVECVFPSAEINGLVEPIKQTLAESAKRLRDIQIERCCISGAGPVANNYCKLSNLRWNIDGDEIAEAIGIPTIVINDFLAISYGVPLLDVNNPEQITQLAHSDGSLSERSGDVSLVIGAGTGLGVGFVIDHGGKMVAYPSEGGHASFANFDAETSELKHYVTRNTNYASEVEMLVSGRGLTNIFNFYRDVRKVTMLGILKDIDEAPDMDKPAMIGAHAANNPVCRDVLRLFIKVYGRITADFATVLLPSNGIYLAGGIVEKNEDFFIDGRQFMYYFEQNFRPNIQEILKRFPVYIIREYSISLYGAANAAVLLD, from the coding sequence ATGCGCACAACCTGGCATTCCACCGAAACTTCCTTTAACCGCTACCTGCTGGCGGGCGATATTGGCGGCACCAATAGTAATTTGGCCGTCGTTGGCGAGACCGACGGCGACTTCACGCTGCTCGTCGAATGCGTCTTCCCCAGTGCGGAAATCAACGGGCTGGTGGAGCCGATCAAGCAAACCTTGGCTGAATCTGCCAAGCGCCTGAGGGACATCCAGATCGAGCGCTGCTGCATCAGCGGTGCCGGGCCGGTGGCAAACAACTACTGCAAGCTTTCTAACCTGCGTTGGAACATCGATGGCGACGAGATTGCCGAGGCCATCGGCATTCCCACGATCGTCATCAACGACTTTTTGGCGATCAGCTATGGCGTGCCGCTACTCGACGTAAACAACCCTGAGCAGATCACCCAGCTCGCGCACTCCGATGGCAGCCTGTCCGAGCGCTCGGGTGATGTGTCGCTGGTCATTGGCGCGGGGACCGGCCTCGGCGTGGGCTTTGTGATCGACCACGGCGGCAAAATGGTGGCCTATCCCTCCGAGGGCGGCCACGCAAGCTTCGCCAATTTCGACGCCGAAACCAGCGAGCTGAAGCACTACGTGACGCGAAACACCAACTACGCCTCCGAGGTGGAAATGCTGGTCTCCGGCCGCGGGCTGACGAATATTTTCAATTTCTACCGCGACGTGCGCAAGGTCACGATGCTCGGCATCCTCAAGGACATCGACGAGGCTCCGGACATGGATAAACCGGCAATGATCGGTGCCCACGCGGCCAACAACCCAGTCTGCCGCGACGTGCTACGCTTGTTCATCAAGGTGTATGGTCGTATTACGGCAGACTTCGCGACCGTGCTCCTGCCGTCCAATGGGATTTACCTGGCGGGTGGCATTGTGGAGAAAAACGAAGATTTCTTCATCGATGGTCGGCAGTTCATGTATTACTTCGAGCAGAATTTCCGCCCGAACATCCAGGAGATCCTGAAGCGCTTCCCGGTCTACATTATCCGCGAATACAGCATTTCGCTCTATGGTGCGGCCAATGCGGCAGTGTTGCTGGACTGA
- a CDS encoding SPFH domain-containing protein: protein MKYQMAASGKALLREGLGGQRVSFDGMFAMPVVHQTHRVDISISTLSLNFAGPDTPLISKDQQLFDLSIVFHLRVNDTQQDVLDAAAHFGVENLNNFDERIPELINDAEQLVRTAAGELSWAEINDSPTFIEAILRRTPNGYFKPGLIVDNIAIDHADKFPPEFNESQGAIN, encoded by the coding sequence ATGAAGTATCAAATGGCAGCCTCGGGAAAAGCCCTGCTCCGTGAAGGACTCGGCGGCCAACGTGTGTCCTTCGATGGCATGTTTGCCATGCCGGTCGTTCACCAGACGCACCGCGTCGATATCAGTATTTCCACGCTTTCGTTGAACTTCGCCGGTCCGGATACCCCTCTCATCTCCAAGGATCAGCAACTCTTCGACCTGAGCATCGTCTTCCATTTGCGCGTCAATGACACCCAACAGGACGTGCTCGATGCCGCTGCCCACTTTGGCGTCGAAAACCTGAACAATTTCGATGAGCGCATCCCCGAACTGATCAACGACGCCGAGCAACTCGTCCGCACGGCCGCCGGCGAGCTTTCCTGGGCGGAAATCAATGACTCACCAACATTTATCGAGGCCATTCTCCGCCGCACCCCGAATGGCTACTTTAAGCCAGGCCTGATCGTCGACAACATCGCCATTGATCATGCCGACAAATTCCCACCCGAGTTCAACGAGAGCCAAGGCGCGATAAACTGA
- a CDS encoding OB-fold-containig protein, whose translation MELLQQIYDEALRWYNLPFTALFGLVLLYWAFQIIGGLFGAAFDFDFDFDADGEIDPSEVGLMGRFSYALSDGEAPFMWSLSVFIALMWGTMMLLNHFFNPVSVWGIGIAIMAGSMAIALYITRMFMRFCARVFRKLFGVTSQNESFIGAVGIVLTAEVTEKYGQLEIDHNGVPCRFNVVLDDGAEVLVKGDHAKIVGKDSSGKSYRITKTSEAPHLVEAKGAQ comes from the coding sequence ATGGAACTGCTACAGCAAATTTACGACGAAGCCCTGCGCTGGTATAACCTGCCGTTCACTGCGCTTTTCGGGCTCGTTTTGCTGTATTGGGCCTTTCAGATCATTGGCGGGCTCTTCGGTGCCGCTTTCGACTTTGATTTCGATTTCGATGCCGATGGCGAGATTGACCCCAGCGAAGTTGGCCTGATGGGCCGCTTTTCCTACGCCCTGAGCGATGGCGAAGCCCCTTTCATGTGGTCCCTCAGCGTCTTCATCGCCCTCATGTGGGGCACGATGATGCTACTGAACCACTTCTTCAACCCGGTCAGCGTCTGGGGTATCGGCATCGCGATTATGGCTGGCTCCATGGCCATCGCACTCTACATTACGCGCATGTTCATGCGATTCTGTGCCCGTGTATTCCGTAAGCTCTTTGGCGTCACCTCACAGAATGAATCCTTCATCGGCGCTGTCGGCATCGTGCTGACCGCCGAAGTTACGGAAAAATACGGGCAACTGGAAATCGACCATAACGGCGTCCCTTGCCGGTTTAATGTCGTGCTCGACGACGGTGCCGAAGTGCTGGTCAAGGGCGACCACGCCAAAATCGTGGGCAAAGACTCCTCCGGCAAGTCATACCGGATCACCAAGACCAGCGAAGCCCCTCACTTAGTAGAAGCGAAGGGTGCCCAATGA